A single Anopheles arabiensis isolate DONGOLA chromosome 2, AaraD3, whole genome shotgun sequence DNA region contains:
- the LOC120896204 gene encoding charged multivesicular body protein 3, with protein sequence MGLFGKSQDRNPKDMVQEWSSKLRKESFALDRQVRSIQREEDKIKRSLKEAAKKNDKEVCTILAKELIRSRKAINKIYTSKAHINSVQLQMKNQMATVRVAGSLAKSTEVMQAMQALVKLPEVAASMREMSKEMMKAGIIEEMIDETMESLEDVEEMEEEAQKEIDHVLWEITAGKLGEAPATPLANPTKDEPSTSRAEAEDADEEDDMKEMQNRLQALRS encoded by the exons ATGGGTCTGTTTGGCAAATCACAGGACCGCAATCCGAAAGATATG gtgcaGGAATGGTCTTCGAAGCTGCGCAAGGAATCGTTCGCACTCGACCGCCAGGTACGGTCCATCCAGCGGGAGGAGGACAAAATCAAACGGTCGCTGAAGGAGGCGGCGAAAAAGAACGACAAGGAGGTGTGCACGATACTGGCCAAGGAGCTGATCCGATCGCGCAAAGCGATCAACAAAATCTACACCAGCAAGGCGCACATCAACTCGGTGCAGCTGCAGATGAAGAACCAGATGGCGACCGTGCGAGTGGCCGGCTCCCTGGCCAAGTCGACCGAGGTGATGCAGGCGATGCAGGCACTGGTGAAGCTGCCGGAGGTGGCCGCCTCGATGCGCGAAATGTCGAAGGAAATGATGAAGGCCGGCATCATCGAGGAGATGATCGACGAAACGATGGAATCACTCGAGGATGTCGAGGAGATGGAGGAGGAAGCGCAGAAGGAGATCGATCACGTGCTGTGGGAAATAACGGCGGGCAAGCTGGGCGAGGCACCGGCCACCCCGCTCGCCAACCCGACCAAGGACGAAccgtcgacgtcgcgcgccGAAGCGGAGGACgcggacgaggaggacgataTGAAGGAAATGCAGAACCGATTGCAGGCGCTGCGTTCGTGA
- the LOC120904861 gene encoding proton channel OtopLc-like, which produces MRITRYSRTRGGDYYQRGAAKPYRRRGAHNGPIPFRDYTGHSQPAAYSPYHGSGQERRYRGGPSPSDDRLPSVPRDRPAERASRERYRTDDYSRHSVSRDRSLSSVLSDISSGSSCFGTVRASEAYGSPAYEDLTDEDKRGSVDEMTDSSMALSLAPPPVPKHKKRKKDKRKKEKARERERKRAKKDRRRQKEILEERICPPEHDVAQSKEIFASGQNILVSVSFIDNEKGGKERGDRHKKSKRKKAKREKTRDKLIVTKEERASDAAASGRTPRRNSSPSPASRELETKDVKEKYNIKQQQPAQSEQEKKGQEHDPKQLQQQQQADKHQSTALQSADPKPPATKKKKLDPGVKPVMVIDLERSPGGQIISSPREVIVLSDEEGKRSMVQRPGKEEAKANEADQSNRGPNTPPEPAPKSPDSYDPFEPTKSSPSTAISRHDMGSISSLSFLDHHTHHHQDDQQKEAKGDYHHHSQGHHPHHHHHHHHHHPHHPHHGHHHGHHGQMGSGQDRSMAQPDPTGSSDGVLDLHPDSPPYDKMNALNSSPARTATTSHPYHHLHHPSPMKAIIKSMPKKLLAAGGGREARSHGTAGKANAATAGGQPSGGGTTSGGATTSGGVPFEDELNDGDISPYSPRSSDCDEQMFEPPSHDGNGETQTIALTVDNLRKVFGNDPKTLYGDLRKSYQHRSVIAVDEMYKPHKMTLEMLDEIPDSAVDMQVKEKLIKKLQRQERIVEEVKHCLKPHFNKKRIDKDEYKEIMRKSIPKICHSRSGEINPAKIQALITAYVKKAIAKRRLMGGEGSASGTPLVNPGSYGMPAGTATATATSIPPVMLMNR; this is translated from the exons ATGCGTATAACGCGATACTCGCGTACGAGAGGGGGAGACTACTATCAGCGCGGTGCCGCGAAACCGTACCGCAGGCGCGGTGCACACAATGGACCGATTCCATTCCGGGACTACACCGGCCACAGTCAACCGGCGGCGTACTCCCCATACCACGGCAGCGGGCAGGAGCGGCGATATCGTGGAGGGCCCTCGCCCTCGGACGACCGACTGCCGTCGGTGCCGCGCGACCGACCAGCGGAACGGGCGTCCCGCGAGCGGTACCGCACCGACGACTACTCCCGGCACAGCGTGAGCCGCGACCGCAGCCTCTCGTCCGTGCTGAGCGACATCAGCTCCGGCAGCAGCTGCTTCGGGACGGTGCGGGCGAGCGAAGCGTACGGCAGCCCAGCGTACGAGGACCTCACCGACGAGGACAAACGGGGGTCGGTGGACGAGATGACGGACTCGTCGATGGCCCTGTCGCTGGCGCCGCCGCCCGTGCCGAAGCACAAGAAGCGCAAGAAAGACAAGCGCAAAAAGGAGAAGGCCCGCGAGCGGGAGCGCAAGCGGGCGAAAAAGGATCGGCGCCGGCAGAAGGAAATCCTCGAGGAGCGCATCTGCCCGCCCGAGCACGACGTGGCCCAGTCGAAGGAGATATTCGCCTCCGGCCAGAACATACTCGTCAGCGTCAGCTTCATCGACAACGAGAAGGGCGGCAAGGAGCGGGGCGACCGGCACAAGAAGAGCAAGCGGAAGAAGGCGAAGCGGGAAAAGACGCGCGACAAGCTGATCGTTACCAAAGAGGAGCGTGCGTCCGATGCGGCAGCATCCGGCCGCACTCCTCGCCGGAACAGCAGTCCCAGCCCGGCCAGCCGCGAGCTGGAGACGAAGGACGTGAAAGAGAAGTACAAtataaagcagcagcagccagcgcaatCGGAGCAGGAGAAGAAGGGACAGGAGCATGATCCCAAGcaactgcaacagcagcagcaggcggatAAGCATCAGTCAACGGCGCTTCAATCAGCCGATCCGAAACCGCCGGCgactaagaagaagaagctcgaTCCGGGCGTCAAACCGGTGATGGTCATTGATCTGGAGCGTTCGCCCGGCGGGCAGATAATCTCCAGCCCGAGGGAGGTGATCGTGCTGAGCGACGAGGAGGGCAAACGGTCGATGGTGCAGCGGCCCGGCAAGGAGGAAGCGAAGGCGAACGAGGCCGACCAAAGCAACCGTGGCCCCAATACGCCCCCGGAACCGGCCCCCAAATCGCCCGACTCGTACGATCCGTTCGAGCCGACGAAATCGTCCCCGAGCACCGCCATCTCCCGGCACGACATGGGCAGCATATCATCGCTCAGCTTTCTCGATCACCAtacccaccaccatcaggaCGATCAGCAGAAAGAGGCGAAAGGTGACTACCATCATCACTCGCAGGGTCACCAtccgcaccatcaccaccaccaccaccatcatcatccccacCATCCACACCACGGACACCATCACGGGCACCATGGGCAGATGGGCTCGGGGCAGGACCGCTCCATGGCACAGCCGGACCCGACGGGCAGCTCCGATGGAGTGCTGGATCTGCATCCCGACTCGCCGCCGTACGACAAGATGAACGCGCTCAACAGCAGCCCGGCGCGCACGGCCACCACGAGCCATCCGTACCACCACCTGCACCATCCGTCACCGATGAAGGCGATCATTAAATCGATGCCGAAGAAGCTGCTCGCGGCTGGCGGTGGTCGAGAGGCACGCTCGCACGGTACGGCAGGCAAAGCGAACGCAGCGACGGCCGGCGGTCAGCCCAGCGGCGGTGGTACGACCAGTGGCGGTGCGACCACGAGCGGCGGTGTCCCGTTCGAGGATGAGCTGAACGATGGTGACATTTCGCCGTACTCGCCCCGCTCGAGCGATTGTGACGAGCAAATGTTCGAACCACCGAGCCACGACGGCAACGGGGAAACGCAAACGATCGCACTGACGGTGGACAACCTGCGCAAGGTGTTCGGGAACGATCCGAAAACGCTGTACGGCGATCTGCGGAAAAGCTACCAGCATCGATCGGTCATTGCGGTGGACGAAATGTACAAAC CGCATAAAATGACGCTGGAAATGCTGGATGAAATACCTGACTCCGCGGTCGACATGCAGGTCAAGGAAAAG CTCATCAAAAAGCTCCAACGGCAGGAGCGAATCGTGGAGGAGGTGAAACATTGCCTTAAGCCTCACTTCAACAAGAAGCGTATCGACAAGGACGAATACAAGGAGATTATGCGAAAGTCTATCCCCAAG ATCTGCCACAGCCGTTCGGGAGAAATCAATCCGGCCAAGATACAGGCCCTCATTACGGCGTACGTCAAGAAGGCGATCGCCAAACGGAGACTGATGGGCGGCGAAGGATCCGCCTCCGGCACACCGTTGGTAAACCCGGGCAGCTACGGGATGCCGGCGGGCACGGCCACCGCTACGGCAACCTCCATACCCCCGGTAATGCTAATGAACCGTTGA
- the LOC120896202 gene encoding LOW QUALITY PROTEIN: attractin-like (The sequence of the model RefSeq protein was modified relative to this genomic sequence to represent the inferred CDS: deleted 2 bases in 2 codons): MPLEHLQMFVYLLHKSKYRRKRDPPPIRPMVGGRPASPHSSVWRLALLVLLALSCQLGPTVLVSSHGLAGVADPGKCSEVRCMNGGVCKNGTCLCPDGWQGSECQFCGGKVRLTEPSGSIHDGLGNYSIGVKCSWLIDAREHNSITDKVSTEPGRPSVIRLHLEEFATECGWDHLYVYDGDSVESPLLAVFSGLMYRKNFTIRRIPEVFAHSGSALLHFFSDDAYNMSGFNISYQVNACPTNDSSLNCSGNGDCWNGECSCNSGFTGAACNIPRCPNYCSAHLGRGVCDRKQQRCVCSAGYTGNDCSQAIAHGYWTAIDAGETEGFTPPGSASHGAAVFHDTLYVIAGESYGKAEALLYMYDFNGKVWETAHTESRPAPELRYGASTVIFGDKIFMYGGVIEGRGVCGELWAFDVSAKIWENITVKAEQCNDTYEMCGPLRSAGHTATIVSNYDQVGGKKVLTGGGSSQKMVVIFGHSPQFGYLNTVQEFNFGTREWRIVPTRGYPVKSGYGHSAAYDPLRERIYVYGGIVSESDSSQLLSNKLYSYEPHERLWTLLETAPTARFLHTANFLTPGLMMVFGGNTHNDTSHSFGAKCYSRDLMVYDVLCDSWHAQPMPDDLYADLARFGHSAVVFERSLYVYGGFDGQMVNDMLQFTPGDCQAFNRTDQCLNARPGVKCVWDIQKSRCLPAAAVQRERLFDRDQEGLEVCPKKSRLVMTQHELMDYELCSQLTTCQGCVSTAYGCMFCGIGNGKGICVKEKCPDVSYTYRADFYPTKALKDCPDNDEHVCAQLHGCHACTAVSVCHWDYEHSRCQYSRNKSGDALNDACPPACSGLTSCGNCTQEECIWCQNEQRCVDKNAYTASFPYGQCREWTTGSSKCRAASSGKSQCGFYRTCAQCRDDPACGWCDDGSLTGLGKCLPGGDSGAHEESECPAQRWHFTHCPSCQCNGHSTCPDAKTCKQPCSNLTFGPNCDKCKPGFWGNPVNGGICQKCECNGQAQYCHSETGKCFCSTKGLAGDHCEKCDATNHYHGDPSRGSCYYDLTIDYQFTFNLSKKEDRHFTQINFRNSPVKPDIDADFTITCSVAARMNITIRTAGGIEKPLFSAVNCSTFRYRFSKAEHQFGVEDNVTLTTFYVYVYDFQPPLWIQIAFSQYPKLNLQQFFITFSTCFLLLLVMAAILWKIKQHYDMFRRRQRLFVEMEQMASRPFSQVLVEIESREYNELSPAVENITAAPRKRKKDSPSPIALEPCEGNRAAVLSLLVRLPTGGLQHSPPGQSAGLAVASALVTLGNPRRSSIEHPKEPKTKRKQSQHPDSCI, encoded by the exons ATGCCGCTCGAGCATctgcaaatgtttgtttatctactgcacaAATCCAAGTACCGAAGAAAACGGGACCCACCACCGATCCGGCCGATGGTGGGTGGCCGGCCCGCCAGCCCCCACAGCAGTGTGTGGCGCCTtgcgctgctggtgctgctcgcTTTATCGTGCCAGCTCGGCCCGACCGTGCTCGTCTCGAGCCACGGGCTGGCCGGGGTGGCCGACCCCGGCAAGTGCAGCGAGGTGCGCTGCATGAACGGTGGCGTCTGCAAGAACGGCACCTGCCTCTGCCCGGACGGCTGGCAGGGGTCCGAGTGCCAATTCTGCGGTGGTAAGGTTAG ACTGACGGAACCATCGGGCAGCATCCACGATGGGCTGGGCAACTACTCGATCGGCGTCAAGTGCAGCTGGCTGATCGATGCCCGCGAGCACAACAGCATCACCGACAAGGTGTCGACCGAGCCGGGCCGTCCCTCGGTGATTCGGCTGCACCTGGAAGAGTTCGCGACCGAGTGCGGCTGGGACCATCTGTACGTGTACGATGGCGATTCGGTCGAGTCGCCGCTGCTGGCCGTGTTTAGCGGGCTGATGTACAGGAAAAACTTCACCATCCGCCGCATTCCGGAAGTGTTCGCTCACTCCGGGTCAGCCCTGCTTCACTTCTTCAGCGACGatgcgtacaacatgtccGGCTTCAACATTTCGTACCAGGTGAACGCCTGCCCGACGAACGACTCGTCGCTCAACTGTTCCGGCAACGGGGACTGCTGGAATGGGGAGTGCAGCTGCAACAGTGGGTTCACCGGCGCGGCCTGCAACATTCCCCGCTGCCCGAACTACTGCTCCGCCCATCTGGGGCGCGGGGTGTGCGACAGGAAGCAGCAGCGCTGCGTCTGCAGCGCGGGCTACACCGGCAACGACTGCTCGCAGGCGATCGCGCACGGCTACTGGACGGCGATCGATGCCGGCGAAACGGAGGGCTTCACGCCGCCGGGCAGCGCGTCGCACGGGGCGGCCGTGTTTCACGACACGCTGTACGTGATCGCGGGCGAAAGCTACGGCAAGGCGGAAGCCCTGCTCTACATGTACGACTTCAACGGCAAGGTGTGGGAAACGGCCCACACCGAGAGCAGGCCGGCGCCGGAGCTGCGGTACGGCGCGTCGACCGTGATCTTCGGCGACAAGATCTTCATGTACGGCGGCGTGATCGAGGGCAGGGGCGTTTGCGGCGAGCTGTGGGCGTTCGATGTGAGCGCCAAGATTTGGGAAAACATCACCGTGAAGGCGGAACAGTGCAACGACACGTACGAGATGTGCGGGCCGCTACGGTCCGCCGGCCACACCGCCACGATCGTGTCCAACTACGACCAGGTCGGTGGGAAGAAGGTGCTGACCGGCGGGGGCAGCTCCCAGAAGATGGTGGTCATCTTTGGCCACTCGCCGCAGTTCGGCTACCTCAACACGGTGCAGGAGTTTAACTTCGGGACGCGCGAGTGGCGCATCGTGCCGACGCGCGGCTACCCGGTGAAG AGCGGCTACGGCCACTCGGCCGCGTACGACCCGCTGCGCGAGCGCATCTACGTGTACGGCGGCATCGTGTCGGAGAGCGACAGCTCGCAGCTCCTGAGCAACAAGCTGTACAGCTACGAGCCGCACGAGCGGCTGTGGACGCTGCTGGAGACGGCACCGACGGCGCGCTTCCTGCACACGGCCAACTTCCTGACGCCCGGTCTGATGATGGTGTTCGGCGGCAACACGCACAACGATACCTCGCACAGCTTCGGCGCGAAGTGCTACTCGCGCGACCTGATGGTGTACGACGTGCTGTGCGACTCGTGGCACGCTCAGCCGATGCCGGACGACCTGTACGCGGATCTGGCCCGGTTCGGGCACTCGGCCGTCGTGTTCGAGCGTTCGCTGTACGTGTACGGCGGGTTCGACGGGCAGATGGTGAACGATATGCTCCAGTTTACGCCCGGCGACTGTCAAGCGTTCAATCGCACCGACCAGTGTCTTAATGCGCGCCCGGGCGTCAAGTGTGTGTGGGACATCCAGAAGAGCCGGTGCCTGCCGGCGGCCGCGGTGCAGCGCGAGCGGCTGTTCGACCGCGACCAGGAGGGGCTGGAGGTGTGCCCGAAAAAGAGCCGGCTGGTGATGACCCAGCACGAGCTGATGGATTACGAGCTGTGCAGCCAGCTGACGACGTGCCAGGGCTGCGTGTCGACCGCGTACGGCTGCATGTTCTGCGGCATCGGCAACGGGAAGGGCATCTGCGTGAAGGAGAAGTGCCCGGACGTGTCTTACACGTACCGGGCCGACTTTTATCCCACCAAGGCGCTCAAAGACTGCCCGGACAATGATGAGCACGTGTGTGCGCAGCTGCACGGCTGCCACGCCTGCACCGCGGTCAGCGTGTGCCACTGGGACTACGAGCACAGCAGGTGCCAGTACAGCCGGAACAAGTCGGGCGACGCGCTGAACGACGCCTGCCCGCCGGCCTGCTCGGGGCTGACGTCCTGCGGCAACTGCACGCAGGAGGAGTGCATCTGGTGCCAGAACGAGCAGCGGTGCGTGGACAAGAACGCGTACACGGCCAGCTTCCCGTACGGCCAGTGTCGCGAGTGGACGACCGGCTCGAGCAAATGCCGGGCGGCGAGCAGTGGCAAGAGCCAGTGCGGGTTCTACCGCACCTGCGCCCAGTGCCGGGACGATCCGGCCTGCGGATGGTGCGACGACGGCTCGCTGACCGGGCTCGGCAAGTGTCTGCCGGGCGGGGACAGTGGCGCACACGAGGAGTCGGAGTGCCCGGCGCAGCGGTGGCATTTTACGCACTGCCCGAGCTGCCAGTGCAACGGGCACAGCACCTGTCCGGATGCGAAGACGTGCAAGCAACCGTGCAGCAATCTAACGTTCGGCCCGAACTGCGACAAGTGCAAACCGGGCTTCTGGGGCAACCCGGTGAACGGAGGCATCTGCCAGAAGTGCGAATGCAACGGCCAGGCCCAGTACTGCCACAGCGAGACGGGCAAGTGCTTCTGCAGCACCAAGGGGCTGGCGGGCGACCACTGCGAGAAGTGCGACGCGACCAACCACTACCACGGCGATCCGAGCCGCGGGTCGTGCTACTACGATCTGACGATCGATTACCAGTTCACGTTCAACCTGTCCAAGAAGGAGGATCGCCACTTCACGCAGATCAACTTCCGCAACTCGCCGGTCAAGCCGGACATCGATGCGGACTTTACGATCACGTGCAGCGTGGCGGCGCGCATGAACATCACCATCCGGACGGCGGGCGGTATCGAGAAGCCACTGTTTTCCGCGGTCAACTGCTCCACGTTTCGGTATCGCTTTTCCAAGGCCGAGCATCAGTTCGGCGTCGAGGACAATGTGACGCTCACGACGTTCTACGTGTATGTGTACGACTTTCAGCCCCCGCTCTGGATACAGATTGCGTTTTCGCAGTACCCGAAGCTGAACCTGCAGCAGTTCTTCATTACCTTCTCAAC ATGTTTCCTCTTACTCCTCGTCATGGCGGCCATTCTGTGGAAGATCAAGCAACATTACGATATGTTCCGGCGTCGTCAGCGTCTGTTTGTTGAAATGGAGCAGATGGCATCGAGACCATTTTCGCAG GTTTTGGTGGAGATTGAAAGTAGAGAGTACAACGAGCTATCGCCAGCGGTAGAAAACATCACAGCTGCACCGCGGAAACGTAAAAAG GACTCACCCAGTCCGATTGCACTGGAGCCGTGTGAAGGCAACAGGGCGGCAGTTCTTTCGCTTCTAGTCCGGCTGCCAACGG GCGGCCTTCAGCATTCTCCT CCTGGTCAATCGGCAGGTCTTGCCGTCGCAAGTGCATTAGTAACGTTAGGAAACCCACGACGCTCGTCGATAGAACATCCGAAGGAACCTAAGACTAAGCGTAAGCAGAGCCAACACCCTGATAGCTGTATATAA